A genomic segment from Candidatus Alcyoniella australis encodes:
- a CDS encoding ATP-binding protein yields MSDRQLRIAVASGKGGTGKTTLATNLARVAGDVLYADCDVEEPNGQLFLHPKITKREIINTRVPRVNYQLCDFCGACARACRFNALAVLQKSVMTFDELCHSCGNCLASCPRDAISEIERPIGEVLSGHSGNVRFLQGRLNVGEAQSPPLIREVKRRLDSDRLVILDAPPGTSCPALNSVSGADFVLMVTEPTPFGLNDLDLAVQMVRKLGLPCAVLINRA; encoded by the coding sequence ATGAGCGATCGACAACTCAGAATTGCTGTGGCCTCTGGAAAAGGGGGCACTGGCAAAACAACTCTGGCGACCAACCTTGCGCGCGTGGCCGGCGATGTGCTCTACGCGGATTGCGACGTGGAGGAGCCCAACGGCCAGCTCTTCCTCCACCCAAAAATAACCAAACGCGAAATCATCAATACCCGTGTGCCGCGCGTGAACTATCAGCTTTGCGACTTCTGCGGCGCATGCGCCCGCGCCTGTCGCTTCAACGCCCTGGCCGTGCTGCAAAAATCGGTGATGACCTTCGACGAGCTGTGCCACTCCTGCGGCAACTGCCTGGCCTCGTGCCCGCGTGACGCGATCAGCGAAATCGAACGGCCGATCGGCGAAGTGCTCAGTGGCCACAGCGGCAACGTGCGCTTTTTACAGGGCAGACTCAACGTGGGCGAGGCCCAAAGCCCGCCGTTGATCCGCGAGGTCAAACGTCGGCTGGACAGCGATCGGCTGGTAATCCTTGACGCGCCGCCGGGCACCTCGTGCCCTGCGCTGAACTCGGTATCCGGCGCTGACTTCGTGCTGATGGTCACCGAGCCCACGCCGTTTGGACTCAACGACCTCGATCTGGCCGTACAAATGGTGCGCAAGCTCGGCCTGCCCTGCGCCGTGCTGATCAACCGCGC